AATTTCATTCGATTTTTTAGAGTCATCTGCAGACACCACAAGTTCAACTGGGTGTTTTAAGTTCTGCAAATAGGTCTTCAGTTGATTTTTGACATTGGCATCTAACATAACAACTCCTAAGAATGCGTTTCAAATATAATAAAGGGAGTAAATGATTTTGGGTGCCGACGAACATCAGGGGAATGAACGTCGGCGAGAGATGATGAATCGAACCTAAATTAGATTTTACCCACTAGGTCGATAGATGGCGCTAGTGTCTCTTCACCTGGTTGCCATTTAGCTGGACAAACTTCACCATCGTGGCTAGCAACATACTGAGCAGCTTGAATTTTACGAACTAATTCAGATGCGCTACGACCAATTCCTAAGTCATGGATTTCAGCAACTTTAATTTGACCTTCTGGATTAACCACAAAGGTACCACGTAGCGCCAAACCATCTTCTTCAATCATTACACCAAAGTTACGCGTGATAGTACCTGTTGGGTCGCCAATCATTGGATAGTTGATTTTGCTGATCGTATCAGAGCTTGCGTGCCATGCTTTGTGAGTAAAGTGTGTGTCAGTTGATACTGAGTAAACTTCTACCCCCATAGATTGTAACTTTTCATAATGGTCAGCCATGTCACCTAATTCTGTAGGACATACAAAGGTAAAGTCAGCTGGGTAGAAAAACACAACAGACCATTTGCCTAGTAAATCTTGCTCAGTAACGTCAACAAATGCGCCGTTATGAAATGCAGTGGCTTTGAATGGCTTGATTGTGCTGTTGATGATTGATTGTGTCATGATTAACTCCGTTGTGTTTACTAACTAAGTGATGAATGAATATGGCCTTTAAAATCTGTGCCGTCATTCGATGAAGCTAGAATACGCAACTAAAGTAATTATGTATAACGGATAAAAACTATTATCTTAATCGGTTTTTTGATTTAAACTATTTTAGTATCGATTTTAGCGTTTAGGCTAAATCGATAATCTACATAACAATTTACTGCCAGCGATCAAATCGGCTTAGCACTCGAGAAATAGTAAAGTCTAACGCTTGTGAAATTGTTTGCTGTTGTGCTTTTTGGCTGATGGTATCAAGTCCTTGAGCTTGATTACTGGCAAATATCACCCAGTTGCCGCCCCCGTTAAACACCCATAAACCGCAGTAAAGTGCTGCTGAAGGTTGGCCAATAAAGCCTGGTTATTTTTATGCTCTTTCCAGCAGTTCAGTACCAATACCCCATCAGTTTTTAATCCAGCTGCACATTGGGTCATAAAGTTTGCAGATAATAACTGCGGATCAACACCTTTTTCACTGTAAATATCAACAAACATAATATCGGTTTTTTTAAAATCTGCCGCCAATAAAAACCGATAAGCATCTTGATGGATCAAGGTTAATTTTTTACCCACAGGTAATTGAAAAAATCGCTTAGCAATATGCAGCACTTGCTCACGTAGCTCAACGGCAGTGATTTTAATGGCCGCATTATAATGACGTAAGGCATGGACTAAAGCGCCACCACCTAAACCTAAAATAATGACATTTTTAGGTTGTTTCACCATTAACACCGCTAACATAGCCTGTACATAAGTATGCTGTGGCACGTGGGGAGCAGCCTTATCCATTTTGCTCTGTTCGTCATTATCCCCAAAAGACAACACCCTAAA
This Shewanella aestuarii DNA region includes the following protein-coding sequences:
- the ahpC gene encoding alkyl hydroperoxide reductase subunit C; translation: MTQSIINSTIKPFKATAFHNGAFVDVTEQDLLGKWSVVFFYPADFTFVCPTELGDMADHYEKLQSMGVEVYSVSTDTHFTHKAWHASSDTISKINYPMIGDPTGTITRNFGVMIEEDGLALRGTFVVNPEGQIKVAEIHDLGIGRSASELVRKIQAAQYVASHDGEVCPAKWQPGEETLAPSIDLVGKI